The Clavelina lepadiformis chromosome 3, kaClaLepa1.1, whole genome shotgun sequence region gacacGGTAAGACATTCCTCTTTCAAACTGtgcttttcttttaactgCATCGATAAGtgaataaatcaaacatttaCAGATTTAACTCCTGCCATCAAATCAAAACTAGGTAGCAAGCACTATTACATCATTATTGCATTGTTGCATCAGACAAAACAGTCTACTGAACATTCGCTATTCAAAGAAGAATTAACCATATTGTCTGTCGCAGAGCGTCATCATATTTCTTCTTCGtattattttttaagaaaaaaaatgacTATAAGTTGCTTGGTCATCCTGTTCTTATAACTGCCCCTATTTACTCTCGGCGCCACGCAATCGTCATTTTGTGACCAGCGCCCCTTTAATGGTTGCAAATGCTCCTAGGGTGGCGCTGGCGTCCACTTTGGTAACCAGTGCACTACACTGTTGAGCCAACACATggtaaaaacaagattttaaaagtttttgttttattttttccagtACAAAGGAGAGCTTGTTGATATTAACTTCATACGCATGATGGAGTCATTTTTGGAATCGGCCCCACAGCTGGTTCTTCAGACGTACATCATGATTAGAACTGAAATGACCCCCCCAATTACAGGTTAATTTTATCCTCTGTATTAACTTCATCTTAAAGCTGCTGAATTGTTTAAAACAGCAGTTCAAACTACTACCATTGAAATTGCAGTTCTGTCTTGTTGTGTTTCATTATTTGGGATGTCGGTCTCGTTTGTTGCTTATGAGAGAGCATTAAGGAATATGCAGAAGTCGAAAACACAGCTCTCTGTATGGGCTAGCATTGTATTGTTTCTCTACCGAGCCTTTAATATTTCATCACGGGTATGATTTTGATAGTGTTAGTATTTAtcaatattgttttttctgAATTAATTTAAATCATGATGAGCTGCTCTTTTATGGACATTTTGTGTTTGCATCTGGTTAGAACTGTTTCTGAAAagattttgtgtgtttttagATTGTCGCATTGGCTCTACTGCTGAACGTGCAAGTCTGGCTGTGGATAGGATTATTTGTGGGACATTGGTTATTTATGACCGCATTAATTGTATGGCAgaagacaaaattttgttcaacgAGAGCAAAAGAATATGTTTATGACTTTGTTATTGGGTATGTCTGTACAGAATACTTAGATGCTTTGAATTCAATGGTAACTTCCGTTTCACCTAGCTTGCATAGTTCATGAAATCTGTATTCTTTTTGTCAGATTCTGCTACCAGTTTGCATATATCAACGTCAATGGTCGCTGGAATAGATATAAAATGATGGGTTACTACATTCTCATATGCTTAGAAAATGCAGGGATAGCTGTCTGCTGGTATTATTTTCGGCAAGGTGGTGGCAGCCTATTTGGTAATATTGGAAACCAAGATGATGTGGTGAGTGTTACAACAACCACAACAGAAATAATGACAAAATACCTTCCAACGGCCGATGGTGTTCTTCCTGATCAAATTGCGCTTGCATTAGTGATGAGTGTTCTAGCCTTTTTTTGCATTGGAATTTTCTTCATGTTGATTTACTATGTAACGCTGCATCCCCAAGCTGAAggtatatatttttgtgtaaGCAAAGACATTAATGACAGCAATGAAATTATGGAGAATGGTAATTGCTCTACCAGTCAAGTAATACGAAGCCATGCTGGTGATAACTATAGAACGAGCCATGCAGTTCAACAGTTCAGATCTTGGCACAGTGCCAGCATTCGTTACATTCCTGGCAGAGATTCACTTAAACTGGTTGCTAAACAACGTCCTTCTTCAGATGTTATTACTCCCAGCCCATCAATGTTGTGCAACAAACCCAAACAAGATACTTATGGTCACCGCTTTAGCTCCACGTTGGATGTGCAAGGATCAAACTGTTCCTGCTATTGTTTAAAGCCAGTAGTTAAAGGCTACAGCTCTATGATGAGTTCACCACATAGACATAATACCATTAACTGTAAAAACGTTAAGCAAGCAATTCTCGCTGAAAATATCAAGCTAGGTCCAGCAACGTCCACGTCACacatttacaagaaaaattttgaaagttttcagGATGCTGTTTCCAAAAGAGAACATGTTACAAAGTTGATTGAACAAAAGcagaaagaaaagcaaaaaattgaaCATAAACAGGCACAATTGAGAATTAGTTTGGAAAAAATGCAAAGATCATCACATTCTCTATCAATGACTCTTAAAAGAAACGCATCACTTTCAAGCATTGGGgacaatgaaatatttaatagaAAAATAAGAGCACAATGTCTTTACACAAAACCGTTTACGCCAGTGGCTATTGAACCAGCCAAGGTACATGCTGTAGTTGATAGAAAACACACCGTAGTAACAGCTAGTCCAGTGCACAATATGCTTACTTCAGCTTCTTCAAAATCAAGAAGACTTCTTGATACCTATGAATCACCATCCATTGGTGATACAAAGACTAAAGCTTCTATTTGCAGCGGAAGTTTTCCACATCATACAAGGACCAGTGGAAATAAGCGCATTGTGGAAACACCCATTACATCAAAACTTAATCTAATTTCTGAAAAAACAATGATGCCAAAAAATTCTTCTGCTACTCAAAGTGCCTCTCTCATGAACCTTACAACTTCAAAACAACATCTTCATAAACTTCCTTCTCGTGACATGAGTTTCAGTATTCGGAAGGATGAATTTATGGAATCCATTGAAAGTTCTCTTTGAAATCCAAGTgttttcacattttgttttaattgaaatatatttgcaatgtttttgacaaaatcaTAAGGTGACCCAAGCTTTTGTACCCATGTACGTAATCACACACATGGCATGagcataattttttttggtaTCCATTTTTAACTGCTTTGCTTGCacttattttacaaaagttgATAATTATTTCTTTCAAATGGTCAAGTTTTTTCAATTGATTACAGGTGTAAATTTCACATTAGTGCAATTCTAAAGAAGCCAAGTTTCATATAATGTAATGCCAACTGCTATAATAGATATCAATCATTAATATTACAAATAGGTGAAAATGTAAGGCGacactaaaaagtttgctctGTGTAACTCATTGTTCAGTTGCTCACATTCTTGCggttatatatatactgtatattccAATTTTGGACAAAACTTTCCCAATCTACTTTCAGTTTGTAACATAGCCAAACTACTTGTCAGAACATTTGCATGCTGGTAGTCAAagatttttatattaaaaaaacttaactcaACTCTTTAACTTAAACTGTCTTTTCTAGTTCAGTAGGCAATGTCAAAGTTTCAAGTAAAagtgtttatttaatttttacctGAATTTGAAGGTTGTTTTGTGACACTTCCTACTAAACATTAGTCTAGTTAAAGCAATTTGATAATGCTTTTTGTGCTCTGTGGAGGGTAAAGTTATGCTACGTTTGAGTAAAATGTGGTACAGTAACAACGACGACTTAGTTTCTGTATCTAGACCGAAAGATTTTTTATTCACTTGTACATATGTAGGTTTTGAAGGCATTTCAAATACCTTGATTATTTTATACAGTTACAATTTTTCGATTAATGAAACAGTGTACTAAGCACTTGGCATTATTAGTAATTATAGTTTAGAACTTCACGATGACATGGATTTGTTGTCATCCTTGCTTGAACTTTAATTGCACTGCTCTTCATGCCATGTTTTTCACATGTGGTAGTATATTTTACTTTGAACCCTAATCATAATACTGTTTAATGCTATCACTGTGCTTTAATCTTATTTTACATAAATGGCTTATCACATTTGCATATGATTTGAATTATTAGAATTTTtgtgcaaataaaatatagccattgtttaattttgtaatgtaattgattttatgaaacaaatttcctacaatataattttagatTGTTTCATATGTTTCGGCTACTTACAGTGTTTATTGTTCCATACCACCATATTTTTAGTGCTTTGAATATGTGCAAACATGACTATTCATGTAGTGAAGTTTGAAATAATGCTCTACCTGCACACTATTTAGTTCATGCCATTATGTTTTCAGTAGATGCCTCACCAGTGTTGTCAATTCTCATATATCACCAATTCACAATACTGCTTTCTCTAATTTTCGCCATAATCTACCTTTCTTGAATCCCAGTTACCAGCTAGTGTTTTCTATAGATACTATATTATTTGTTTACTCTGTGATTATTTACTCTGCCCATTTCTTGGATTAAAAGTGTATATGTATAAAGTAAATGCCTTAGTTCCTGCTTTGTCTATGCAAAACTTAGccttttttgtataatgttttaaaCTGCGAGGCTTTGTGTGAGTTCGAAAtgcaaaatgaacaaaatagaATTAGTTGTATCGGGCATTGGCTGAATCTCGTACAATTTCAAGCTTAATTTAAGAATGTCAAAAGCTGAGCGGTGAAAATACGAGCTAACTTGTGCTGTCTACAAGCCCAGCCAATGAGCTATGTTTTTCTACACGTGCCacttttaatattaaaataataacattaataaaacaatgtaaacaaaaaatctaattAATTTTGGAAAATCTTCTTTTAAGATCTTCCATAACTATTACCGGTAACCAAGATTTTTGGAATTGtcaagaaatttaaattttcatcaTAGATTCTCCCATATAATTGGGTAATtcacttttcatttttgtttgcattaCCCTCCAAGCATTTGCCAAACCAACTACTAAAATGATGATATTTTATTTACCCAATCGATGCTATATGTGACGGCTTTACTAATTAGTATGCAACTATATTAACGGTTTAGTGCAGTACTTCTTGCTCCCCACAATTACTttgaacaaaaactttgtttaaatttgtgGCAAAGCCAGTTAGTTGTATTTGCTTCATGTGTAATTGTTATTCACAATTCCTGACTTTTCTTATAGCTGCTTTCCCATCAAAATCACATTGACTCTTTGAGTTAGAAAGGCCCTTACTAACTTGTAAACAAGCTTAAGTAAATAGTGGAAAATACAAGCATCTACAACCAATACTGACTAATACATTTTTGATTAGAAAGGCCTCTTTTAAATCGTAAAAGTCATTTGTTTTAACCCCAGTTAAAAACTAACTTGACATAGACCTATGTTTGGCATAGGTAGTCTAGTCACTAATATTATTCTTTACTGAATTAAGAGACTCGTACATTTCACAAATATTGCTTTTTATCTAATATCTTTTAACAGTAAAATAACAGTTGAATCATATGTCAAATCCAACAATGTCTTCCATGTTAATTTGAGTgttacattttcaaaataaatagaaGCTGATTATATTTTGGCTGCGAAAATTCCTTCTTCTCTCCAAGAATCAAATCGATCCTTCCATTCCGATGGGCACAAGGACTCATAACACATTTTAAACCACTGACAAGGTGCTGCATCCTTTCCCTTTTCTGTCATCACCTTTTCACAGCGATGAAAATCCAAATAATCTTGAAAGCAGTGACGTGCCTGATTGCACTGTGGAAACCTGGGGTCAAATGGAGTCGTGCGAAAATACTTGATTCTTTCTTCCATGGATGCCATTTTAACAGAATAGTTTAAAACTGACACCAGGATAAAGTAAATAGATGCTgccaaaaatacaaatttcagCGTGTGAATTAATGTAACATTAATCCCTTCAGATCCACCACACCTCCCATGACTTAttgatatactg contains the following coding sequences:
- the LOC143448805 gene encoding uncharacterized protein LOC143448805, with amino-acid sequence MALSDKVFCRNINVDDSGDLSLESHGIETPTSMCQSNASEALNQKSFSSLSSCDSDAEQVKQMPLLRIQYKKPKVSTAIGEKRVSTLSLEKSEQHDVSAGIVLSQQNFPAHDNIESSKDSFDSFDVIDSAISREGKVLFDDKKPLDQHPHTENNGEPKQNLPNETPQIQENKISCCSIFCSLWDRKTLFTKYTIVDLVLNIGSIVLYVFDFVTDLLNAFGYLQRRPADPDNLFYFILTIIVIVVPSFVMQCFSGCWEIEDIQQIKEQKKKHQQKARVGFFNCSCIVLTHLLQVGPIYRYIRTNYYGVKSRKEELQGNLEKWKFYDDRYKGELVDINFIRMMESFLESAPQLVLQTYIMIRTEMTPPITVLSCCVSLFGMSVSFVAYERALRNMQKSKTQLSVWASIVLFLYRAFNISSRIVALALLLNVQVWLWIGLFVGHWLFMTALIVWQKTKFCSTRAKEYVYDFVIGFCYQFAYINVNGRWNRYKMMGYYILICLENAGIAVCWYYFRQGGGSLFGNIGNQDDVVSVTTTTTEIMTKYLPTADGVLPDQIALALVMSVLAFFCIGIFFMLIYYVTLHPQAEGIYFCVSKDINDSNEIMENGNCSTSQVIRSHAGDNYRTSHAVQQFRSWHSASIRYIPGRDSLKLVAKQRPSSDVITPSPSMLCNKPKQDTYGHRFSSTLDVQGSNCSCYCLKPVVKGYSSMMSSPHRHNTINCKNVKQAILAENIKLGPATSTSHIYKKNFESFQDAVSKREHVTKLIEQKQKEKQKIEHKQAQLRISLEKMQRSSHSLSMTLKRNASLSSIGDNEIFNRKIRAQCLYTKPFTPVAIEPAKVHAVVDRKHTVVTASPVHNMLTSASSKSRRLLDTYESPSIGDTKTKASICSGSFPHHTRTSGNKRIVETPITSKLNLISEKTMMPKNSSATQSASLMNLTTSKQHLHKLPSRDMSFSIRKDEFMESIESSL